In Macrobrachium rosenbergii isolate ZJJX-2024 chromosome 49, ASM4041242v1, whole genome shotgun sequence, the following are encoded in one genomic region:
- the LOC136832396 gene encoding uncharacterized protein → MMSSFGGCITSGNSNSGGESHQPWGTSPRQYAMASSSDDYSHLEPSLLSLENPESGDDLPAMYDLYLRDRSPISQQQSGELGDCYQYERRSDSVSSTSYADWRAESTSYDDRSYGMTNPTDTSYRCYPEDSRYPDEDQALAMPSLEGSLQSLRFHDPHGTQLQYQDDYSRESTEQERETDGRLLPSDRGDELFTRIPSTRKSRKRGPKSWEFLYRLLSNPEYNPSLIRWEDPTTATFRLVQPETIAQMWGTRNEQPNLSYNNFARSLRYHYKSGILIQVSDRQLVYRFGEIALENIRASKK, encoded by the exons ATGATGTCTTCTTTCGGTGGGTGCATTACTAGCGGTAATAGCAACAGTGGTGGTGAAAGCCACCAGCCTTGGGGAACTTCGCCTCGTCAGTACGCCATGGCGTCCAGCTCAGACGACTACAGCCATCTGGAACCGTCTCTGCTCTCGCTGGAAAACCCGGAAAGCGGAGACGACCTTCCAGCCATGTACGATCTCTACCTCAGGGACAGGAGTCCCATTTCCCAGCAACAGTCAGGGGAGTTGGGTGATTGTTATCAGTACGAAAGGAGAAGCGATTCGGTTTCTTCGACTTCTTACGCGGATTGGAGAG CCGAAAGCACAAGTTACGACGACCGTTCCTATGGAATGACCAACCCTACTGACACCTCGTATCGTTGTTATCCTGAGGACTCCAGATATCCTGACGAGGATCAGGCCCTTGCAATGCCCTCCCTCGAAGGAAGTCTCCAGTCCCTGAGGTTCCACGATCCTCACGGAACCCAGCTGCAGT ATCAAGACGACTACTCCAGAGAATCAACGGAacaggagagagaaacagacggaaGATTATTGCCATCCGACAGAGGCGACGAGCTTTTCACTAGAATCCCCTCCACAAGGAAGTCTAGAA AGAGAGGACCAAAGAGCTGGGAGTTCCTGTACCGTCTCCTTTCGAATCCTGAATACAATCCTTCCCTCATCAGATGGGAGGACCCAACCACCGCCACTTTCAGACTGGTCCAGCCTGAGACCATTGCCCAAATGTGGGGCACCAGGAACGAACAGCCAAACCTTTCCTACAACAACTTCGCCAGGAGTCTTAG gtATCACTATAAAAGCGGAATTCTCATCCAGGTATCCGACAGGCAGCTGGTCTATAGGTTCGGGGAAATCGCGCTTGAAAACATAAGAGCATCGAAAAAGTGA